GACAACCTCGATGCAGAAGTATTTGACGGGTAGATACGCTTTAACATTGATTTCGTATTGTTAATCTGCGCTTCTAACTATACTCTGCCATAACAAACCAGTATTTAAGGTATATATATGAATCCTTTGATCGACATTCTCTCTCGCGAATTGGCTGATATTTGTGAAATTACTGCCTCTGAAAGCGCTAGAGATAATAAGTTGCTCAACACAGAAGGATTCGAATCAACTATATCCATTATCGCTACGCCATCCGATAAACAGGCAATACAAAAAATTCTTCATATCGCAAACTCCCCCGACGTATATGATGTACCTGCGTTTAGCATATACCCTGTAGGCACCGGCAAGAATTGGGGGTATGGGTCTGGGTTACCGAGTAATCAAAGCGCTACAGTGGTATTACTCGACCTCTCAAAGCTAAACGATATTACCTATTTCGATAGTGAAAACGGCATTGTCACACTTGAACCAGGTGTTACTCAGCAACAACTATTTGATTTTTTAACTGAACAAAACGCACCATTTATGGTGCCCGTTACGGGCGCAGGGCCCAGCGCAGGTATAGTAAGTAATGCCCTTGAACGTGGCTATGGAATAACGCCAACTGCAGATCATTTTACCGCCGTTACGAATTTGAAAGGCTACCTGGCAGACGGCAGCTTTTACGAATCGTCGTTAAAGGTGATGAGTGATGAAGCGGGTGGTGATGAAACCAACTGCTATGTCGATAAAACCTTCAAGTGGAAACACGGGCCTTACCTAGATGGTATTTTCACGCAGTCAGGCAATATGATTGTTACTGAAATGACAATAGCACTTGCTAGGATAAAACCCGCTTTCGATTCGTTTTACATGCGCTTTTATGAGAAGGACAGCTTTGAAACAGCTTATAGCGTAGTGAAAGAAATATTCAACAACTTGGAAGGCGTTGTTGGCTCAATCAATTTAATGGATAAACGCAGAATATGTTCGATGGTCGCGGAGAACCCTCAAGGAGCCCAAAGCCACTCGGTTATGACTGAGCACCAAGTTG
The DNA window shown above is from Alteromonas sp. KC3 and carries:
- a CDS encoding FAD-binding oxidoreductase; translation: MNPLIDILSRELADICEITASESARDNKLLNTEGFESTISIIATPSDKQAIQKILHIANSPDVYDVPAFSIYPVGTGKNWGYGSGLPSNQSATVVLLDLSKLNDITYFDSENGIVTLEPGVTQQQLFDFLTEQNAPFMVPVTGAGPSAGIVSNALERGYGITPTADHFTAVTNLKGYLADGSFYESSLKVMSDEAGGDETNCYVDKTFKWKHGPYLDGIFTQSGNMIVTEMTIALARIKPAFDSFYMRFYEKDSFETAYSVVKEIFNNLEGVVGSINLMDKRRICSMVAENPQGAQSHSVMTEHQVEAIAKQYDVPEWTVVGTIYGTNNVAKAAKRDIRKIAKGKANQILFSSSLLVKIGQLVTKLLPLSALDNARIQLEKLEKGMEVMRGKPSEVALPLAYWRNPRVKPGVQSKLLHPAKDSCGLLWYAPLVPAKAPDMSKFIEMIRRITPKYNIEPMITFTNLSGISTDSTIPIVFDRENPQAIKDAQACLNELVCEGLKRGFIPYRLNIEQQKSLNATSTYWKAAGKIAAALDPNGIISPDRYNPYKPQ